From the genome of Capricornis sumatraensis isolate serow.1 chromosome 17, serow.2, whole genome shotgun sequence, one region includes:
- the PATZ1 gene encoding POZ-, AT hook-, and zinc finger-containing protein 1 isoform X4 encodes MERVNDASCGPSGCYTYQVSRHSTEMLHNLNQQRKNGGRFCDVLLRVGDESFPAHRAVLAACSEYFESVFSAQLGDGGAADGGPTDVGGAAAAPGGGAGGSRELEMHTISSKVFGDILDFAYTSRIVVRLESFPELMTAAKFLLMRSVIEICQEVIKQSNVQILVPPARADIMLFRPPGTSDLGFPLDMTNGAALSANSNGIAGSMQPEEEAARAAGAAIASQASLPVLPGVDRLPMVAGPLSPQLLTSPFPNVASSAPPLTGKRGRGRPRKANLLDSMFGSPGGLREAGILPCGLCGKVFTDANRLRQHEAQHGVTSLQLGYIDLPPPRLGENGLPISEDPDGPRKRSRTRKQVACEICGKIFRDVYHLNRHKLSHSGEKPYSCPVCGLRFKRKDRMSYHVRSHDGSVGKPYTCQSCGKGFSRPDHLNGHIKQVHTSERPHKCQTCNASFATRDRLRSHLACHEDKVPCQVCGKYLRAAYMADHLKKHSEGPSNFCSICNRGLQAPGAHPEWGSSVPLRQDLWQQRRPEMLASGSD; translated from the exons ATGGAGCGAGTGAACGACGCTTCCTGCGGCCCGTCGGGCTGCTACACCTACCAGGTGAGCAGACACAGCACGGAGATGCTGCACAACCTGAACCAGCAGCGCAAAAACGGCGGGCGCTTCTGCGACGTGCTCCTGCGGGTAGGCGACGAGAGCTTCCCAGCGCACCGCGCGGTGCTGGCCGCCTGCAGCGAGTACTTTGAGTCGGTGTTCAGCGCCCAGTTGGGCGACGGCGGAGCTGCGGACGGGGGCCCCACTGACGTGGGGGGCGCGGCGGCGGCCCCGGGCGGCGGGGCTGGGGGCAGCCGGGAGCTGGAGATGCACACCATCAGCTCCAAGGTGTTTGGGGACATACTGGACTTCGCCTACACCTCCCGCATCGTGGTTCGCCTGGAGAGCTTCCCTGAGCTTATGACCGCCGCCAAGTTTCTGCTGATGAGGTCGGTCATTGAGATCTGCCAGGAAGTCATCAAACAGTCCAATGTGCAGATCCTGGTGCCCCCTGCCCGGGCCGACATCATGCTCTTTCGTCCCCCCGGGACCTCGGACTTGGGTTTCCCTTTGGACATGACCAACGGGGCAGCCTTATCCGCCAACAGCAATGGCATCGCAGGCAGCATGCAGCCCGAGGAGGAGGCGGCGCGGGCAGCTGGTGCAGCCATTgcgagccaggcctccctgcctgtgTTACCTGGGGTGGACCGCTTGCCCATGGTGGCCGGACCCCTGTCCCCCCAGCTACTGACCTCACCCTTCCCCAATGTGGCATCCAGTGCTCCTCCCCTGACTGGCAAGCGAGGCCGGGGCCGCCCAAGGAAGGCCAACCTGCTGGACTCAATGTTCGGGTCCCCGGGGGGCCTAAGGGAGGCAGGCATCCTTCCGTGCGGCCTGTGTGGGAAGGTGTTCACTGATGCCAACCGGCTCCGGCAGCACGAGGCCCAGCATGGTGTCACCAGCCTCCAGCTGGGCTACATCGACCTTCCTCCTCCGAGGCTGGGTGAGAACGGGCTGCCCATCTCTGAGGACCCCGACGGCCCTCGAAAGAGGAGCCGGACCAGGAAGCaggtggcatgtgagatctgcGGCAAGATCTTCCGTGACGTGTACCATCTCAACCGGCACAAGCTTTCCCACTCGGGGGAGAAGCCCTACTCCTGCCCCGTGTGCGGGCTGCGGTTCAAGAGGAAGGACCGCATGTCCTACCACGTGCGCTCCCACGACGGGTCCGTGGGCAAGCCGTACACCTGCCAGAGCTGCGGGAAAGGCTTCTCCAG GCCTGATCACTTGAACGGACATATCAAGCAGGTGCACACTTCTGAGCGGCCTCACAAGTGTCAG aCCTGCAATGCTTCTTTCGCCACCCGAGACCGCCTGCGCTCCCACCTGGCCTGTCATGAAGACAAGGTGCCCTGCCAGGTATGCGGGAAGTACTTGCGGGCGGCGTACATGGCAGACCACCTGAAGAAGCACAGCGAGGGGCCCAGCAACTTCTGCAGTATCTGTAACCGAG GTCTCCAGGCACCAGGAGCCCATCCCGAATGGGGGAGCAGCGTTCCACTGCGCCAGGACCTATGGCAACAAAG AAGGCCAGAAATGCTCGCATCAGGATCCGATTGA
- the PATZ1 gene encoding POZ-, AT hook-, and zinc finger-containing protein 1 isoform X1 produces the protein MERVNDASCGPSGCYTYQVSRHSTEMLHNLNQQRKNGGRFCDVLLRVGDESFPAHRAVLAACSEYFESVFSAQLGDGGAADGGPTDVGGAAAAPGGGAGGSRELEMHTISSKVFGDILDFAYTSRIVVRLESFPELMTAAKFLLMRSVIEICQEVIKQSNVQILVPPARADIMLFRPPGTSDLGFPLDMTNGAALSANSNGIAGSMQPEEEAARAAGAAIASQASLPVLPGVDRLPMVAGPLSPQLLTSPFPNVASSAPPLTGKRGRGRPRKANLLDSMFGSPGGLREAGILPCGLCGKVFTDANRLRQHEAQHGVTSLQLGYIDLPPPRLGENGLPISEDPDGPRKRSRTRKQVACEICGKIFRDVYHLNRHKLSHSGEKPYSCPVCGLRFKRKDRMSYHVRSHDGSVGKPYTCQSCGKGFSRPDHLNGHIKQVHTSERPHKCQTCNASFATRDRLRSHLACHEDKVPCQVCGKYLRAAYMADHLKKHSEGPSNFCSICNRGFSSASYLKVHVKTHHGVPLPQVSRHQEPIPNGGAAFHCARTYGNKEGQKCSHQDPIESSDSYGDLSDASDLKTPEKQSTNGSFSCDMAVPKNKMESDGEKKYPCPECGSFFRSKSYLNKHIQKVHVRALGGPLGDLGPALGSPFSPQQNMSLLESFGFQIVQSAFASSLVDPEVDPQPLGPEGK, from the exons ATGGAGCGAGTGAACGACGCTTCCTGCGGCCCGTCGGGCTGCTACACCTACCAGGTGAGCAGACACAGCACGGAGATGCTGCACAACCTGAACCAGCAGCGCAAAAACGGCGGGCGCTTCTGCGACGTGCTCCTGCGGGTAGGCGACGAGAGCTTCCCAGCGCACCGCGCGGTGCTGGCCGCCTGCAGCGAGTACTTTGAGTCGGTGTTCAGCGCCCAGTTGGGCGACGGCGGAGCTGCGGACGGGGGCCCCACTGACGTGGGGGGCGCGGCGGCGGCCCCGGGCGGCGGGGCTGGGGGCAGCCGGGAGCTGGAGATGCACACCATCAGCTCCAAGGTGTTTGGGGACATACTGGACTTCGCCTACACCTCCCGCATCGTGGTTCGCCTGGAGAGCTTCCCTGAGCTTATGACCGCCGCCAAGTTTCTGCTGATGAGGTCGGTCATTGAGATCTGCCAGGAAGTCATCAAACAGTCCAATGTGCAGATCCTGGTGCCCCCTGCCCGGGCCGACATCATGCTCTTTCGTCCCCCCGGGACCTCGGACTTGGGTTTCCCTTTGGACATGACCAACGGGGCAGCCTTATCCGCCAACAGCAATGGCATCGCAGGCAGCATGCAGCCCGAGGAGGAGGCGGCGCGGGCAGCTGGTGCAGCCATTgcgagccaggcctccctgcctgtgTTACCTGGGGTGGACCGCTTGCCCATGGTGGCCGGACCCCTGTCCCCCCAGCTACTGACCTCACCCTTCCCCAATGTGGCATCCAGTGCTCCTCCCCTGACTGGCAAGCGAGGCCGGGGCCGCCCAAGGAAGGCCAACCTGCTGGACTCAATGTTCGGGTCCCCGGGGGGCCTAAGGGAGGCAGGCATCCTTCCGTGCGGCCTGTGTGGGAAGGTGTTCACTGATGCCAACCGGCTCCGGCAGCACGAGGCCCAGCATGGTGTCACCAGCCTCCAGCTGGGCTACATCGACCTTCCTCCTCCGAGGCTGGGTGAGAACGGGCTGCCCATCTCTGAGGACCCCGACGGCCCTCGAAAGAGGAGCCGGACCAGGAAGCaggtggcatgtgagatctgcGGCAAGATCTTCCGTGACGTGTACCATCTCAACCGGCACAAGCTTTCCCACTCGGGGGAGAAGCCCTACTCCTGCCCCGTGTGCGGGCTGCGGTTCAAGAGGAAGGACCGCATGTCCTACCACGTGCGCTCCCACGACGGGTCCGTGGGCAAGCCGTACACCTGCCAGAGCTGCGGGAAAGGCTTCTCCAG GCCTGATCACTTGAACGGACATATCAAGCAGGTGCACACTTCTGAGCGGCCTCACAAGTGTCAG aCCTGCAATGCTTCTTTCGCCACCCGAGACCGCCTGCGCTCCCACCTGGCCTGTCATGAAGACAAGGTGCCCTGCCAGGTATGCGGGAAGTACTTGCGGGCGGCGTACATGGCAGACCACCTGAAGAAGCACAGCGAGGGGCCCAGCAACTTCTGCAGTATCTGTAACCGAG GTTTCTCCTCTGCCTCCTACTTAAAGGTCCATGTTAAAACCCACCACGGTGTTCCCCTTCCCCAGGTCTCCAGGCACCAGGAGCCCATCCCGAATGGGGGAGCAGCGTTCCACTGCGCCAGGACCTATGGCAACAAAG AAGGCCAGAAATGCTCGCATCAGGATCCGATTGAGAGCTCCGACTCCTACGGCGACCTCTCCGACGCCAGCGACCTGAAGACGCCCGAGAAGCAGAGCACCAACGGCTCCTTCTCCTGCGACATGGCGGTCCCCAAAAACAAAATGGAGTCTGACGGCGAGAAGAAGTACCCCTGCCCCGAGTGCGGGAGCTTCTTCCGCTCCAAGTCCTACTTGAACAAACACATCCAGAAGGTGCACGTCCGCGCCCTCGGGGGCCCCCTGGGGGACCTGGGCCCCGCCCTCGGCTCGCCTTTCTCTCCCCAGCAGAACATGTCTCTCCTCGAGTCCTTCGGGTTTCAGATCGTTCAGTCTGCGTTCGCCTCGTCTCTGGTCGACCCCGAGGTCGACCCGCAGCCCCTGGGGCCCGAGGGCAAGTGA
- the PATZ1 gene encoding POZ-, AT hook-, and zinc finger-containing protein 1 isoform X2, translated as MERVNDASCGPSGCYTYQVSRHSTEMLHNLNQQRKNGGRFCDVLLRVGDESFPAHRAVLAACSEYFESVFSAQLGDGGAADGGPTDVGGAAAAPGGGAGGSRELEMHTISSKVFGDILDFAYTSRIVVRLESFPELMTAAKFLLMRSVIEICQEVIKQSNVQILVPPARADIMLFRPPGTSDLGFPLDMTNGAALSANSNGIAGSMQPEEEAARAAGAAIASQASLPVLPGVDRLPMVAGPLSPQLLTSPFPNVASSAPPLTGKRGRGRPRKANLLDSMFGSPGGLREAGILPCGLCGKVFTDANRLRQHEAQHGVTSLQLGYIDLPPPRLGENGLPISEDPDGPRKRSRTRKQVACEICGKIFRDVYHLNRHKLSHSGEKPYSCPVCGLRFKRKDRMSYHVRSHDGSVGKPYTCQSCGKGFSRPDHLNGHIKQVHTSERPHKCQTCNASFATRDRLRSHLACHEDKVPCQVCGKYLRAAYMADHLKKHSEGPSNFCSICNREGQKCSHQDPIESSDSYGDLSDASDLKTPEKQSTNGSFSCDMAVPKNKMESDGEKKYPCPECGSFFRSKSYLNKHIQKVHVRALGGPLGDLGPALGSPFSPQQNMSLLESFGFQIVQSAFASSLVDPEVDPQPLGPEGK; from the exons ATGGAGCGAGTGAACGACGCTTCCTGCGGCCCGTCGGGCTGCTACACCTACCAGGTGAGCAGACACAGCACGGAGATGCTGCACAACCTGAACCAGCAGCGCAAAAACGGCGGGCGCTTCTGCGACGTGCTCCTGCGGGTAGGCGACGAGAGCTTCCCAGCGCACCGCGCGGTGCTGGCCGCCTGCAGCGAGTACTTTGAGTCGGTGTTCAGCGCCCAGTTGGGCGACGGCGGAGCTGCGGACGGGGGCCCCACTGACGTGGGGGGCGCGGCGGCGGCCCCGGGCGGCGGGGCTGGGGGCAGCCGGGAGCTGGAGATGCACACCATCAGCTCCAAGGTGTTTGGGGACATACTGGACTTCGCCTACACCTCCCGCATCGTGGTTCGCCTGGAGAGCTTCCCTGAGCTTATGACCGCCGCCAAGTTTCTGCTGATGAGGTCGGTCATTGAGATCTGCCAGGAAGTCATCAAACAGTCCAATGTGCAGATCCTGGTGCCCCCTGCCCGGGCCGACATCATGCTCTTTCGTCCCCCCGGGACCTCGGACTTGGGTTTCCCTTTGGACATGACCAACGGGGCAGCCTTATCCGCCAACAGCAATGGCATCGCAGGCAGCATGCAGCCCGAGGAGGAGGCGGCGCGGGCAGCTGGTGCAGCCATTgcgagccaggcctccctgcctgtgTTACCTGGGGTGGACCGCTTGCCCATGGTGGCCGGACCCCTGTCCCCCCAGCTACTGACCTCACCCTTCCCCAATGTGGCATCCAGTGCTCCTCCCCTGACTGGCAAGCGAGGCCGGGGCCGCCCAAGGAAGGCCAACCTGCTGGACTCAATGTTCGGGTCCCCGGGGGGCCTAAGGGAGGCAGGCATCCTTCCGTGCGGCCTGTGTGGGAAGGTGTTCACTGATGCCAACCGGCTCCGGCAGCACGAGGCCCAGCATGGTGTCACCAGCCTCCAGCTGGGCTACATCGACCTTCCTCCTCCGAGGCTGGGTGAGAACGGGCTGCCCATCTCTGAGGACCCCGACGGCCCTCGAAAGAGGAGCCGGACCAGGAAGCaggtggcatgtgagatctgcGGCAAGATCTTCCGTGACGTGTACCATCTCAACCGGCACAAGCTTTCCCACTCGGGGGAGAAGCCCTACTCCTGCCCCGTGTGCGGGCTGCGGTTCAAGAGGAAGGACCGCATGTCCTACCACGTGCGCTCCCACGACGGGTCCGTGGGCAAGCCGTACACCTGCCAGAGCTGCGGGAAAGGCTTCTCCAG GCCTGATCACTTGAACGGACATATCAAGCAGGTGCACACTTCTGAGCGGCCTCACAAGTGTCAG aCCTGCAATGCTTCTTTCGCCACCCGAGACCGCCTGCGCTCCCACCTGGCCTGTCATGAAGACAAGGTGCCCTGCCAGGTATGCGGGAAGTACTTGCGGGCGGCGTACATGGCAGACCACCTGAAGAAGCACAGCGAGGGGCCCAGCAACTTCTGCAGTATCTGTAACCGAG AAGGCCAGAAATGCTCGCATCAGGATCCGATTGAGAGCTCCGACTCCTACGGCGACCTCTCCGACGCCAGCGACCTGAAGACGCCCGAGAAGCAGAGCACCAACGGCTCCTTCTCCTGCGACATGGCGGTCCCCAAAAACAAAATGGAGTCTGACGGCGAGAAGAAGTACCCCTGCCCCGAGTGCGGGAGCTTCTTCCGCTCCAAGTCCTACTTGAACAAACACATCCAGAAGGTGCACGTCCGCGCCCTCGGGGGCCCCCTGGGGGACCTGGGCCCCGCCCTCGGCTCGCCTTTCTCTCCCCAGCAGAACATGTCTCTCCTCGAGTCCTTCGGGTTTCAGATCGTTCAGTCTGCGTTCGCCTCGTCTCTGGTCGACCCCGAGGTCGACCCGCAGCCCCTGGGGCCCGAGGGCAAGTGA
- the PATZ1 gene encoding POZ-, AT hook-, and zinc finger-containing protein 1 isoform X3 — MERVNDASCGPSGCYTYQVSRHSTEMLHNLNQQRKNGGRFCDVLLRVGDESFPAHRAVLAACSEYFESVFSAQLGDGGAADGGPTDVGGAAAAPGGGAGGSRELEMHTISSKVFGDILDFAYTSRIVVRLESFPELMTAAKFLLMRSVIEICQEVIKQSNVQILVPPARADIMLFRPPGTSDLGFPLDMTNGAALSANSNGIAGSMQPEEEAARAAGAAIASQASLPVLPGVDRLPMVAGPLSPQLLTSPFPNVASSAPPLTGKRGRGRPRKANLLDSMFGSPGGLREAGILPCGLCGKVFTDANRLRQHEAQHGVTSLQLGYIDLPPPRLGENGLPISEDPDGPRKRSRTRKQVACEICGKIFRDVYHLNRHKLSHSGEKPYSCPVCGLRFKRKDRMSYHVRSHDGSVGKPYTCQSCGKGFSRPDHLNGHIKQVHTSERPHKCQVWVGSSSGLPPLESLPSDLPSWDFAQPALWRSSHSVPDTAFSLSLKKSFPALENLGPAPSSNALFCPAPPGYLRQGWTASEGGRAFTQWPVG; from the exons ATGGAGCGAGTGAACGACGCTTCCTGCGGCCCGTCGGGCTGCTACACCTACCAGGTGAGCAGACACAGCACGGAGATGCTGCACAACCTGAACCAGCAGCGCAAAAACGGCGGGCGCTTCTGCGACGTGCTCCTGCGGGTAGGCGACGAGAGCTTCCCAGCGCACCGCGCGGTGCTGGCCGCCTGCAGCGAGTACTTTGAGTCGGTGTTCAGCGCCCAGTTGGGCGACGGCGGAGCTGCGGACGGGGGCCCCACTGACGTGGGGGGCGCGGCGGCGGCCCCGGGCGGCGGGGCTGGGGGCAGCCGGGAGCTGGAGATGCACACCATCAGCTCCAAGGTGTTTGGGGACATACTGGACTTCGCCTACACCTCCCGCATCGTGGTTCGCCTGGAGAGCTTCCCTGAGCTTATGACCGCCGCCAAGTTTCTGCTGATGAGGTCGGTCATTGAGATCTGCCAGGAAGTCATCAAACAGTCCAATGTGCAGATCCTGGTGCCCCCTGCCCGGGCCGACATCATGCTCTTTCGTCCCCCCGGGACCTCGGACTTGGGTTTCCCTTTGGACATGACCAACGGGGCAGCCTTATCCGCCAACAGCAATGGCATCGCAGGCAGCATGCAGCCCGAGGAGGAGGCGGCGCGGGCAGCTGGTGCAGCCATTgcgagccaggcctccctgcctgtgTTACCTGGGGTGGACCGCTTGCCCATGGTGGCCGGACCCCTGTCCCCCCAGCTACTGACCTCACCCTTCCCCAATGTGGCATCCAGTGCTCCTCCCCTGACTGGCAAGCGAGGCCGGGGCCGCCCAAGGAAGGCCAACCTGCTGGACTCAATGTTCGGGTCCCCGGGGGGCCTAAGGGAGGCAGGCATCCTTCCGTGCGGCCTGTGTGGGAAGGTGTTCACTGATGCCAACCGGCTCCGGCAGCACGAGGCCCAGCATGGTGTCACCAGCCTCCAGCTGGGCTACATCGACCTTCCTCCTCCGAGGCTGGGTGAGAACGGGCTGCCCATCTCTGAGGACCCCGACGGCCCTCGAAAGAGGAGCCGGACCAGGAAGCaggtggcatgtgagatctgcGGCAAGATCTTCCGTGACGTGTACCATCTCAACCGGCACAAGCTTTCCCACTCGGGGGAGAAGCCCTACTCCTGCCCCGTGTGCGGGCTGCGGTTCAAGAGGAAGGACCGCATGTCCTACCACGTGCGCTCCCACGACGGGTCCGTGGGCAAGCCGTACACCTGCCAGAGCTGCGGGAAAGGCTTCTCCAG GCCTGATCACTTGAACGGACATATCAAGCAGGTGCACACTTCTGAGCGGCCTCACAAGTGTCAG GTGTGGGTTGGGAGCAGCAGCGGCCTGCCGCCCCTGGAATCTCTTCCTAGCGACCTGCCATCATGGGACTTTGCCCAGCCTGCTTTGTGGAGGTCGTCCCATTCGGTTCCTGACACCGCCTTTTCCCTTTCTCTAAAAAAATCCTTCCCAGCCCTCGAAAACCTGGGCCCGGCACCCTCCAGCAACGCTCTCTTCTGCCCAGCCCCCCCGGGATATCTGAGGCAGGGCTGGACGGCCTCTGAGGGTGGCCGGGCCTTTACCCAGTGGCCTGTAGGCTAG